One stretch of Xiphophorus maculatus strain JP 163 A chromosome 19, X_maculatus-5.0-male, whole genome shotgun sequence DNA includes these proteins:
- the atp10d gene encoding probable phospholipid-transporting ATPase VD isoform X1, with translation MERFHWVRHRCRQLLSVDSERGWYSPPDGFPSKSSLQRVSGKRRTVLARHGPHQQEYEAVSRKYKGNGIRTTKYSLLTFIPMNLFQQFHRAANLYFLFLALLNWVPIVEAFEKEITMIPLLVVLTVIAIKDALEDYRRYLFDKKVNNNLVRVFCGKQKSYVDRCWSDVRVGDFVRLSCNEIIPADLLLLYSSDPRGVCYIETANLDGETNLKQRQVVSDSSLQGSDFTPESFHSRIECENPNNDLNRFKGYIEHSGEARVGLHSSNLLLRSCTIRNTETVVGIVVYAGHETKAMMNNSGPRYKRSQLEKRLNTDVLWCVALLIVMCLIAAVGHGLWVKNYRHSVFQVDGEISPALAGFYVFWTMIIVLQVLIPISLYVSIEIVKLGQIYFIHNDLDFYNEQLDSRIQCRALNITEDLGQIQYLFSDKTGTLTENKMVFRRCSIYGVEYPHVENARRLEVYEAEQNEAAGHTVTLKSVCSGKSMSCRSLSCNRSSVSLHTLTAESPEEEDQLSNHAAARTGAFCSRMAKDVVPDPELVRKLNSLCSSTLRLRDSSTESLSTLELTYITDFFLALAICNSVVVSSPSQPRHVVPEAQAPLKSLEEIKLMFQRLNFYSFSTPQIKSSPRSFTSKLFTRGKTGSFNFNTPPSNSIDGSDLALDTSQETCTLKSKVDLPDRWDGEDSAARRSLEDLENFRDLKGDGDGAKQNVDLDRDVQSDEDSDDELLYEAESPDEAALVHAARAYHCTLRGRSAKSLLVDLPGIGSLVVQLLHILPFDSNRKRMSVVVRHPLTGQVVVYTKGADSVIMDLAEKRRGSEQAQEIYKHIRQQTQKHLDMYAREGLRTLCIAKKILEEDEYEVWLKRQLLAESSIENQEELMLDSAERLENDLTLLGCTGIVDRLQEDVPETIEALQEAGIKVWVLTGDKQETAVNIANACKLLLSNDRLLTANCGSKDACAALLEELLIEVRREVDGEESSLHSTSNFILVIDGQTLEWALQDELKASFLELSCKCKAVICCRSTPLQKSQVVQLIRDKIGVMTLAVGDGANDVSMIQVADVGIGISGQEGMQAVMSSDFAISRFKHLKKLLLVHGHWCYHRLANMILYFIYKNVMYVNLLFWYQFFCGFSGSVMINSWVLILFNLVFTSVPPLIYGILDRDMPADTLMKLPELYGAGGTTKIYIPATFWITILDAFYQSVVCFFVPYFALAGSDVGILSFGSPINTSALLIILLHQVIESNTLTWIHMLVLLLSTILYFGFVLIYSAFCVVCSHPTNLFRVETVQMSQPLFYIICALTTFIALLPRMLFRALFNSLHSSATLRSAQRDEEAAERYRQRMQRWNMKHTGPSSLPVCADNPGLEPSGDEVVS, from the exons ATGGAGCGCTTCCACTGGGTGCGACATCGCTGTCGGCAGCTTCTGTCTGTAGACTCGGAGCGAGGCTGGTACTCTCCGCCTGATGGCTTTCCGAGCAAAAGCTCCCTTCAAAGGGTCAGCGGTAAGAGGAGGACGGTGTTGGCCCGCCACGGCCCCCACCAGCAGGAATATGAAGCCGTGTCCAGGAAGTACAAGGGCAACGGCATTCGCACGACTAAATACAGTCTGTTGACATTTATCCCTATGAACCTGTTCCAGCAGTTCCACAG GGCGGCCAACCTTTACTTCCTGTTCCTGGCGTTGCTTAACTGGGTTCCGATTGTGGAGGCCTTTGAGAAGGAGATCACAATGATCCCTCTACTGGTGGTTCTCACGGTTATCGCCATCAAAGATGCACTGGAGGATTACAGGCGGTACTTGTTTGACAAAAAGGTCAACAACAACTTGGTGCGGGTGTTCTGTGG CAAGCAGAAGTCCTACGTTGACCGTTGCTGGAGTGACGTGCGAGTCGGAGATTTTGTCCGTTTGTCTTGTAACGAAATCATCCCGGCTGACCTACTGCTGCTGTACTCCTCTGACCCCCGTGGGGTCTGTTACATTGAAACTGCAAACCTGGATGGAGAGACCAACCTGAAACAAAGGCAGGTTGTGTCAGACAGTTCTCTACAG GGCTCAGACTTCACACCGGAAAGCTTCCACAGTCGCATCGAGTGTGAGAACCCCAACAATGACCTGAATAGGTTCAAAGGTTACAT CGAGCACTCGGGTGAGGCTCGGGTTGGCCTTCACAGCAGCAACCTTCTTCTGAGGAGCTGCACCATCCGCAACACCGAGACGGTGGTCGGCATCGTGGTTTATGCTG GTCATGAGACCAAGGCCATGATGAACAACAGCGGGCCGAGGTACAAGCGCAGCCAGCTAGAGAAGCGTCTGAACACAGACGTTCTATGGTGTGTTGCCCTCCTCATCGTCATGTGTCTGATTGCAGCTGTAG gTCATGGCCTCTGGGTGAAGAACTATAGACATTCAGTGTTTCAGGTCGATGGGGAGATCTCTCCAGCCTTGGCTGGGTTCTATGTGTTCTGGACTATGATCATCGTACTCCAG GTGCTGATTCCTATTTCCCTTTATGTGTCCATTGAGATCGTGAAGCTGGGTCAAATCTACTTCATCCACaatgacttggacttttacaaCGAACAGTTAGACTCCAGGATCCAGTGCCGGGCCCTCAATATTACGGAAGACCTGGGTCAGATCCAGTACTTGTTCTCAGACAAGACAGGAACACTGACGGAAAACAAGATGGTGTTCCGTAGATGCAGCATTTACGGGGTGGAATATCCTCACGTGGAAAACG cTCGGAGGCTAGAGGTGTACGAGGCAGAGCAGAACGAGGCAGCCGGACACACTGTGACTCTGAAGTCAGTCTGCAGTGGGAAATCTATGAGCTGTCGCTCCCTGAGCTGCAACCGTAGCTCTGTGTCTCTGCACACGCTCACTGCCGAGTCACCAGAGGAGGAGGACCAGCTGTCCAATCATGCTGCGGCGAGGACCGGTGCCTTCTGCAGCCGCATG GCAAAAGACGTGGTCCCGGATCCTGAGTTGGTGAGGAAACTGAATAGTCTTTGCTCCTCCACTCTGCGACTCAGAGACAGCTCCACTGAGAGCCTATCCACCCTGGAGCTCACCTACATCACCGACTTCTTTCTGGCTCTGGCCATTTGTAACAGCGTGGTGGTGTCTTCACCTAGCCAACCCCGCCATGTA GTTCCAGAAGCCCAAGCACCTCTGAAGTCTCTGGAGGAAATTAAGTTGATGTTTCAACGCCTGAACTTCTATTCATTCTCCACTCCCCAAATCAAAAGCAGCCCTCGCAGTTTCACCAGCAAGTTGTTCACTCGTGGGAAGACTGGCTCCTTCAACTTCAACACCCCTCCCAGCAACAGTATTGATGGGTCTGATCTGGCTCTGGACACCAGCCAAGAAACTTGCACACTGAAGAGTAAAGTGGACTTGCCTGATAGGTGGGATGGAGAGGATTCTGCAGCGAGGCGGAGCCTGGAGGATCTGGAGAACTTTAGGGACTTAAAAGGAGACGGTGATGGGGCCAAACAGAATGTGGACCTTGACAGAGACGTACAGTCAGACGAGGACAGTGATGATGAGCTGCTGTACGAAGCAGAGAGTCCTGACGAGGCAGCTCTGGTCCACGCAGCCCGGGCGTACCACTGCACCCTGAGGGGCCGCTCGGCCAAGAGCCTGCTAGTGGACCTGCCGGGAATCGGCTCTCTGGTTGTGCAGCTGCTCCACATCCTGCCCTTTGACTCCAACAGGAAGAGGATGTCTGTGGTGGTCCGCCACCCCCTGACAGGACAGGTGGTGGTATACACCAAAGGAGCAGACTCTGTCATCATGGACTTGGCTGAAAAAAGGAGAG GTTCAGAACAGGCTCAGGAGATCTACAAGCACATCAGGCAGCAGACCCAGAAACACCTGGATATGTATGCTAGAGAAGGCCTCCGCACACTCTGCATCGCTAAAAAG ATTCTGGAGGAAGACGAGTATGAAGTTTGGCTTAAGAGACAGCTGCTGGCAGAGAGCAGCATTGAGAACCAAGAGGAGCTGATGCTAGACTCGGCTGAGAGGCTGGAGAACGACCTCACTCTTCTGG GTTGCACGGGGATCGTGGACAGGCTGCAGGAGGATGTCCCAGAGACAATTGAAGCCCTGCAGGAGGCCGGCATCAAAGTGTGGGTTCTCACTGGAGACAAACAGGAGACGGCGGTCAACATCGCCAATGCCTGCAAACTCCTTCTCTCCAACGACCGACTACTGACCGCCAACTGTGGAAGCAAG GATGCATGTGCAGCCCTGCTTGAGGAGCTTTTAATAGAAGTCCGGCGTGAAGTAGACGGGGAGGAGTCTTCCTTGCACAGCACCAGCAACTTCATCCTGGTTATCGATGGCCAAACGCTGGAGTGGGCTCTGCAGGATGAACTGAAGGCCAGCTTCCTGGAGCTGAGCTGCAAATGTAAGGCGGTCATCTGCTGCCGGTCCACGCCGCTCCAGAAGAGCCAGGTGGTCCAACTGATCCGGGACAAGATTGGTGTCATGACGCTGGCTGTGG gtgATGGAGCGAATGATGTGAGCATGATTCAGGTAGCGGACGTCGGAATCGGGATATCTGGTCAGGAGGGGATGCAG GCTGTGATGTCCAGTGACTTTGCCATATCCAGATTCAAACACCtcaagaagctgctgctggttcacGGCCACTGGTGTTACCACCGCCTTGCAAACATGATCCTGTACTTCATCTACAAAAATGTG ATGTACGTGAATCTGCTGTTCTGGTATCAGTTCTTCTGCGGGTTCTCTGGGAGCGTCATGATCAACTCCTGGGTGCTCATCCTCTTCAATCTGGTTTTCACCTCAGTTCCTCCCCTCATCTACGGCATCCTCGACCGAGACATGCCTGCAGACACTCTGATGAAGCTCCCTGAGCTCTACGGAGCTGGAGGGACCACGAAG ATCTACATTCCAGCCACGTTCTGGATTACCATCCTGGATGCCTTTTACCAAAGCGTTGTTTGCTTCTTTGTGCCTTATTTT GCGCTGGCCGGATCAGATGTCGGAATCCTGTCATTCGGTTCGCCAATCAACACCTCAGCTCTTCTCATCATCCTGCTGCATCAAGTCATTGAGAGCAACACACTG ACGTGGATTCACATGCTGGTGTTGCTGCTCAGTACAATCTTGTATTTTGGCTTCGTGCTGATCTACAGTGCCTTCTGCGTGGTTTGCAGCCACCCCACCAACCTGTTCAGGGTTGAAACAGTCCAGATGTCCCAGCCTCTCTTCTACATCATCTGTGCTCTCACTACCTTCATCGCTTTGTTACCAAG AATGTTGTTCCGGGCTTTGTTCAACAGCCTTCACTCCTCTGCGACTCTGAGATCAGCTCAAAGGGATGAGGAGGCTGCAGAGCGGTACCGGCAAAGGATGCAGCGCTGGAACATGAAGCACACTGGCCCCAGCAGCCTGCCGGTCTGTGCAGATAATCCCGGACTGGAGCCCAGCGGGGACGAAGTGGTGTCCTGA
- the atp10d gene encoding probable phospholipid-transporting ATPase VD isoform X2 produces the protein MYSLERPTGTYKEHLKKRRTVVPSFTEDEELKQLLKLYQSNRIRTTKYSFLSFLPKNLFEQLHRFANVYFIFLATLNFIPIVEAFQPEVSLIPILLVLSVTAVKDIFEDHRRLKSDRLINNLLCQVYCSKQKSYVDRCWSDVRVGDFVRLSCNEIIPADLLLLYSSDPRGVCYIETANLDGETNLKQRQVVSDSSLQGSDFTPESFHSRIECENPNNDLNRFKGYIEHSGEARVGLHSSNLLLRSCTIRNTETVVGIVVYAGHETKAMMNNSGPRYKRSQLEKRLNTDVLWCVALLIVMCLIAAVGHGLWVKNYRHSVFQVDGEISPALAGFYVFWTMIIVLQVLIPISLYVSIEIVKLGQIYFIHNDLDFYNEQLDSRIQCRALNITEDLGQIQYLFSDKTGTLTENKMVFRRCSIYGVEYPHVENARRLEVYEAEQNEAAGHTVTLKSVCSGKSMSCRSLSCNRSSVSLHTLTAESPEEEDQLSNHAAARTGAFCSRMAKDVVPDPELVRKLNSLCSSTLRLRDSSTESLSTLELTYITDFFLALAICNSVVVSSPSQPRHVVPEAQAPLKSLEEIKLMFQRLNFYSFSTPQIKSSPRSFTSKLFTRGKTGSFNFNTPPSNSIDGSDLALDTSQETCTLKSKVDLPDRWDGEDSAARRSLEDLENFRDLKGDGDGAKQNVDLDRDVQSDEDSDDELLYEAESPDEAALVHAARAYHCTLRGRSAKSLLVDLPGIGSLVVQLLHILPFDSNRKRMSVVVRHPLTGQVVVYTKGADSVIMDLAEKRRGSEQAQEIYKHIRQQTQKHLDMYAREGLRTLCIAKKILEEDEYEVWLKRQLLAESSIENQEELMLDSAERLENDLTLLGCTGIVDRLQEDVPETIEALQEAGIKVWVLTGDKQETAVNIANACKLLLSNDRLLTANCGSKDACAALLEELLIEVRREVDGEESSLHSTSNFILVIDGQTLEWALQDELKASFLELSCKCKAVICCRSTPLQKSQVVQLIRDKIGVMTLAVGDGANDVSMIQVADVGIGISGQEGMQAVMSSDFAISRFKHLKKLLLVHGHWCYHRLANMILYFIYKNVMYVNLLFWYQFFCGFSGSVMINSWVLILFNLVFTSVPPLIYGILDRDMPADTLMKLPELYGAGGTTKIYIPATFWITILDAFYQSVVCFFVPYFALAGSDVGILSFGSPINTSALLIILLHQVIESNTLTWIHMLVLLLSTILYFGFVLIYSAFCVVCSHPTNLFRVETVQMSQPLFYIICALTTFIALLPRMLFRALFNSLHSSATLRSAQRDEEAAERYRQRMQRWNMKHTGPSSLPVCADNPGLEPSGDEVVS, from the exons ATGTATAGCTTGGAGCGTCCGACCGGGACATACAAGGAACAcctgaagaagaggaggaccGTAGTACCTTCCTTCACTGAAGATGAGGAGCTGAAGCAACTTCTAAAGTTATACCAAAGCAACAGGATCCGGACCACAAAGTATTCCTTCCTGTCCTTTCTTCCCAAGAATCTGTTTGAGCAGCTCCATCGGTTTGCCAATGTCTACTTTATCTTCCTTGCCACCTTAAACTTTATCCCGATTGTGGAGGCCTTTCAGCCAGAGGTTTCACTGATTCCCATTTTACTGGTGCTGTCGGTTACAGCCGTTAAAGACATCTTTGAGGACCACCGCAGGCTTAAATCGGATCGCTTAATCAACAATCTCCTCTGTCAAGTCTACTGCAG CAAGCAGAAGTCCTACGTTGACCGTTGCTGGAGTGACGTGCGAGTCGGAGATTTTGTCCGTTTGTCTTGTAACGAAATCATCCCGGCTGACCTACTGCTGCTGTACTCCTCTGACCCCCGTGGGGTCTGTTACATTGAAACTGCAAACCTGGATGGAGAGACCAACCTGAAACAAAGGCAGGTTGTGTCAGACAGTTCTCTACAG GGCTCAGACTTCACACCGGAAAGCTTCCACAGTCGCATCGAGTGTGAGAACCCCAACAATGACCTGAATAGGTTCAAAGGTTACAT CGAGCACTCGGGTGAGGCTCGGGTTGGCCTTCACAGCAGCAACCTTCTTCTGAGGAGCTGCACCATCCGCAACACCGAGACGGTGGTCGGCATCGTGGTTTATGCTG GTCATGAGACCAAGGCCATGATGAACAACAGCGGGCCGAGGTACAAGCGCAGCCAGCTAGAGAAGCGTCTGAACACAGACGTTCTATGGTGTGTTGCCCTCCTCATCGTCATGTGTCTGATTGCAGCTGTAG gTCATGGCCTCTGGGTGAAGAACTATAGACATTCAGTGTTTCAGGTCGATGGGGAGATCTCTCCAGCCTTGGCTGGGTTCTATGTGTTCTGGACTATGATCATCGTACTCCAG GTGCTGATTCCTATTTCCCTTTATGTGTCCATTGAGATCGTGAAGCTGGGTCAAATCTACTTCATCCACaatgacttggacttttacaaCGAACAGTTAGACTCCAGGATCCAGTGCCGGGCCCTCAATATTACGGAAGACCTGGGTCAGATCCAGTACTTGTTCTCAGACAAGACAGGAACACTGACGGAAAACAAGATGGTGTTCCGTAGATGCAGCATTTACGGGGTGGAATATCCTCACGTGGAAAACG cTCGGAGGCTAGAGGTGTACGAGGCAGAGCAGAACGAGGCAGCCGGACACACTGTGACTCTGAAGTCAGTCTGCAGTGGGAAATCTATGAGCTGTCGCTCCCTGAGCTGCAACCGTAGCTCTGTGTCTCTGCACACGCTCACTGCCGAGTCACCAGAGGAGGAGGACCAGCTGTCCAATCATGCTGCGGCGAGGACCGGTGCCTTCTGCAGCCGCATG GCAAAAGACGTGGTCCCGGATCCTGAGTTGGTGAGGAAACTGAATAGTCTTTGCTCCTCCACTCTGCGACTCAGAGACAGCTCCACTGAGAGCCTATCCACCCTGGAGCTCACCTACATCACCGACTTCTTTCTGGCTCTGGCCATTTGTAACAGCGTGGTGGTGTCTTCACCTAGCCAACCCCGCCATGTA GTTCCAGAAGCCCAAGCACCTCTGAAGTCTCTGGAGGAAATTAAGTTGATGTTTCAACGCCTGAACTTCTATTCATTCTCCACTCCCCAAATCAAAAGCAGCCCTCGCAGTTTCACCAGCAAGTTGTTCACTCGTGGGAAGACTGGCTCCTTCAACTTCAACACCCCTCCCAGCAACAGTATTGATGGGTCTGATCTGGCTCTGGACACCAGCCAAGAAACTTGCACACTGAAGAGTAAAGTGGACTTGCCTGATAGGTGGGATGGAGAGGATTCTGCAGCGAGGCGGAGCCTGGAGGATCTGGAGAACTTTAGGGACTTAAAAGGAGACGGTGATGGGGCCAAACAGAATGTGGACCTTGACAGAGACGTACAGTCAGACGAGGACAGTGATGATGAGCTGCTGTACGAAGCAGAGAGTCCTGACGAGGCAGCTCTGGTCCACGCAGCCCGGGCGTACCACTGCACCCTGAGGGGCCGCTCGGCCAAGAGCCTGCTAGTGGACCTGCCGGGAATCGGCTCTCTGGTTGTGCAGCTGCTCCACATCCTGCCCTTTGACTCCAACAGGAAGAGGATGTCTGTGGTGGTCCGCCACCCCCTGACAGGACAGGTGGTGGTATACACCAAAGGAGCAGACTCTGTCATCATGGACTTGGCTGAAAAAAGGAGAG GTTCAGAACAGGCTCAGGAGATCTACAAGCACATCAGGCAGCAGACCCAGAAACACCTGGATATGTATGCTAGAGAAGGCCTCCGCACACTCTGCATCGCTAAAAAG ATTCTGGAGGAAGACGAGTATGAAGTTTGGCTTAAGAGACAGCTGCTGGCAGAGAGCAGCATTGAGAACCAAGAGGAGCTGATGCTAGACTCGGCTGAGAGGCTGGAGAACGACCTCACTCTTCTGG GTTGCACGGGGATCGTGGACAGGCTGCAGGAGGATGTCCCAGAGACAATTGAAGCCCTGCAGGAGGCCGGCATCAAAGTGTGGGTTCTCACTGGAGACAAACAGGAGACGGCGGTCAACATCGCCAATGCCTGCAAACTCCTTCTCTCCAACGACCGACTACTGACCGCCAACTGTGGAAGCAAG GATGCATGTGCAGCCCTGCTTGAGGAGCTTTTAATAGAAGTCCGGCGTGAAGTAGACGGGGAGGAGTCTTCCTTGCACAGCACCAGCAACTTCATCCTGGTTATCGATGGCCAAACGCTGGAGTGGGCTCTGCAGGATGAACTGAAGGCCAGCTTCCTGGAGCTGAGCTGCAAATGTAAGGCGGTCATCTGCTGCCGGTCCACGCCGCTCCAGAAGAGCCAGGTGGTCCAACTGATCCGGGACAAGATTGGTGTCATGACGCTGGCTGTGG gtgATGGAGCGAATGATGTGAGCATGATTCAGGTAGCGGACGTCGGAATCGGGATATCTGGTCAGGAGGGGATGCAG GCTGTGATGTCCAGTGACTTTGCCATATCCAGATTCAAACACCtcaagaagctgctgctggttcacGGCCACTGGTGTTACCACCGCCTTGCAAACATGATCCTGTACTTCATCTACAAAAATGTG ATGTACGTGAATCTGCTGTTCTGGTATCAGTTCTTCTGCGGGTTCTCTGGGAGCGTCATGATCAACTCCTGGGTGCTCATCCTCTTCAATCTGGTTTTCACCTCAGTTCCTCCCCTCATCTACGGCATCCTCGACCGAGACATGCCTGCAGACACTCTGATGAAGCTCCCTGAGCTCTACGGAGCTGGAGGGACCACGAAG ATCTACATTCCAGCCACGTTCTGGATTACCATCCTGGATGCCTTTTACCAAAGCGTTGTTTGCTTCTTTGTGCCTTATTTT GCGCTGGCCGGATCAGATGTCGGAATCCTGTCATTCGGTTCGCCAATCAACACCTCAGCTCTTCTCATCATCCTGCTGCATCAAGTCATTGAGAGCAACACACTG ACGTGGATTCACATGCTGGTGTTGCTGCTCAGTACAATCTTGTATTTTGGCTTCGTGCTGATCTACAGTGCCTTCTGCGTGGTTTGCAGCCACCCCACCAACCTGTTCAGGGTTGAAACAGTCCAGATGTCCCAGCCTCTCTTCTACATCATCTGTGCTCTCACTACCTTCATCGCTTTGTTACCAAG AATGTTGTTCCGGGCTTTGTTCAACAGCCTTCACTCCTCTGCGACTCTGAGATCAGCTCAAAGGGATGAGGAGGCTGCAGAGCGGTACCGGCAAAGGATGCAGCGCTGGAACATGAAGCACACTGGCCCCAGCAGCCTGCCGGTCTGTGCAGATAATCCCGGACTGGAGCCCAGCGGGGACGAAGTGGTGTCCTGA